CGTCATCTAGGAACATTCAGATTGGAATATCAGGAAAGATGGTGAAGCGGCGTTGAGAAGAAACCCATAAAAGATCAAGGAAATAAAGATAACGAGGCTGTAGGAAGCTTACATTCaatcccctctttctcctctttctgcattgcctctttctctttcctgtgCGCTAAGATGGACGGCTCTAAATCCCTAACGAGAGGCAGTTCTTTGGGGAACAAGGTGAGTGAACTgtcctgtcctcctgtcctGTGCTTTcgtccttttcctttttctgcttAAGGAACTCCACACTGGTGCAGACTAAACGACAGAGTAGCCTTAAACTAACATCAGTCCTGATGTGCTTCTTCATGCCATTCAGGCCGTGTACAGTATGTTTAATTTGGGTTGtttttgtattcctttatttgttgttgttgttcttattgtctttttctgtttgtttgtttttttatcccaTCCACATATTCACCATCCACCCTTTCCTcttgctaaccctaaccccttccACCCAATTCGTCAGAGTATGCAATATGTGAGTATGAAAATATTATACAAGACAACTTTGGGTACATTCATTTGGAATTTATTTTCTGTAGAATATTTTCCAAAGCTCAAACTTTGCTTTTTGCGTCTTGCTTCATAACGATAATCATTTCTTGTGGGCGCAGGGCTGTTCCTCTTTATGGGTCGCTAGTTTTGGCATGTTTTATCTTGATGGTTGACTTTCCCTTCCCAGACTTGCAAATGCCACATGTTTTTACACGCATGTTTGCTGGAGAGACAGTTTCGATCTTATGagctgtactgtgtgtgtgtgtgtgtgtgtgtgtgtgtgtgtgtgtgtgtgtgtgtgtgtgtgtgtggaatgagtGCTTTGGGTGTGGTTGTTTTGCCACAGCCCAACTACGTAGTTTCTTTTAACAGGTGTACacgtttaaaatgtgtttttgttcacaTGGACGGTGTGCACTATAAAAAGTGCTGatcctgtttgtttgtggatCTGCCTACGCGGATGGCTTGTCGACGTTCTTTGACAGTTCTCCTGCGTTAGCTACATGATCTCGCTACgctggctgctgctgtgctgtTGCCGCATCAATCGAAGCTGCACGGGCAATGCGACCGCTGCATTTATGCATCGCAGCTAGCATTGTGATGTTAGCATTTAGATCTCCAGCTTCCCTCTGCCGTTGTTTTTCTACAAGAGTGGTTCTCAACTAACtcttgtttgttggtttttgggGATTGCCTTTTAATAGTGTacaaaattcaatttaataGAATAATAGCAAAATTGTTTAAGCGTCATAGTGCTGCTAAGCGTATGCCAgaaaaaagcaaagcagatgagtaaattaaagtatttttaacTTTGAAACTCTGTTAACAATATAAAATACTTCTACTGATCTTGCTACAACATTAAAAACTTCATGTTGTAATGTGATACGTTTGGATTGTAATAACCTGAAGATATCCACGTTATAATACAGTACCaatgctcttttctttttctcgcaTGGCAGTATGCAAGTACACCGCCATATTGATGCTCTCACTATTGATTGCTAATTAAATAAAGGCTCCTTACTTTAGTGGACGTTGAGAATCATTCGTGGTTGTGGATGCTATTTTTTGGCTTTAAAATGCAGCATTTTGTGTCACTTCTATATAACATGTatgcaaatgtgtttatttttgttgaggCTGTTGTCTTTTGATGTGCTGTTAATCTGAACTGATGTCTCCTGTGTGTCCCAGGGTGAGCTGGAGAGACAGCTCCTGCAGGCCAACCCCATACTGGAGGCCTTTGGAAACGCAAAGACTGTCAAGAATGACAACTCCTCCAGATTTGTAAGAGCAGACAAGATGCATCATGCAGGCCGATCATGTTTATTATCTTCTGAATCATTTTCTATAGAAATTAACTGAAACTTGAAACCACCTTTTCTACTTCAGGGTAAATTCATACGGATTAACTTTGATGTGGCGGGGTACATTGTGGGTGCCAACATCGAGACCTGTATCCTTTGACGTGACCccactgtttttttgtaaaatgaaagaGTAAGCTGCTTAATTTACAGTATAGTTTCATGACTTTGTCCATTGAAACTCCGGTTGATGGAGTACTTGCTTTTAGGGTGTATCTTTTGTTTGAATTAgctaaattgcatttttaagcAAATACTACGTGTACATGTCCATGACCATATGAATCCAGACCTCCTTGAAAAATCCAGGGCCACCCGTCAGGCTAAAGACGAGAGGACGTTCCACATCTTTTACCAGTTGCTGTGTGGAACTTCAGCCGAGACAAAAGGTGAGCTAAAGTACAAAGGTCAATGATTAAATGTTGCTATGGTATTGGATATGTTATTTTGGTGAAAGTGTTTCCATGCCCTCTAATAATTGACATTTCTATTTAATTTgatcctgtttttttgtttgtttttattcccttaCCCAGCGGACCTGCTCTTAGGAACCGCCGATGAGTACCGCTTTCTAAGTGGAGGCTCCATCCCTGTTCCTGGTCAGAGCGATTCAGAAAACTTCACCCAGACCATGGACTCCATGGTTATAATGGGCTTCACCCCCGAGGAGTCGCTGTGTAAGAGAAAAGATAAAGTAGTTTGCTTTCTGTCATTTTCTATCGTTTAATCCTTGCTATAAATCACCTCGCCTCTCCCcgtctcttcttttttcctcaGCCATGCTCAAGGTGATGTCTGCTGTGCTCCAGCTGGGGAACATTTCCTTCATGAAGGAGAAGAATCATGACCAGGCCTCAATGCCTGATAACACAGCTGCTCAGAAACTGTGCCACCTGCTGGGCATCAACGTGCTGGAGTTCACGCGGGCCATCCTCACTCCTAGAATCAAAGTGGGTCGAGAGTATGTGCAGAAGGCCCAGACGAAAGAACAGGTAGGATTTGCGTGCATGGATGTTTGCTCTTGTCCCTGTGGAGAGTATCTGACTGCATACCCTTCTTCTCTAGGCGGATTTTGCCGTGGAGGCCCTGGCTAAGGCCACATATGAGCGTCTGTTCAGATGGCTGGTCCACCGGATCAACAGAGCTCTGGACcgcagacagagacagggagcCTCCTTTATAGGCATTCTTGATATTGCTGGATTTGAGATCTTCCAGGTCTGTTCATGCTTGCATTTTCCTTCATTTCCTAATGTATGCTTTTTTGAGGATAGATTAGAGTTGGTAGTAAGCCTGCAGTAGCTTGGGTTTCCACCATTCTAATGTCTCATCATATGTCAGGCATATATGTTGTTTCTTGGTTTACATCACATGAATTGTTGACTTATTTGCTTTCCCAAATCCCTGCAGCTGAACTCCTTTGAGCAGCTGTGTATCAACTACACAAACGAAAAGTTGCAGCAGCTCTTCAACCACACCATGTTCAtcctggagcaggaggagtacCAGCGGGAGGGCATAGAATGGAACTTCATCGACTTTGGCCTTGACTTGCAGCCCTGCATTGACCTCATCGAGAGACCAGTACATACACGCtaaaatctttctttctttatatattttttatggaTGCTGATAGTCCATATTTACTTGCCATATAAAAAGCGTGCATTGTTTAGTGATTGCGGAGTTCTCATGATGAAGTTCAGGTTGCAGACGCACACCCACAgatgagagagaaatgaaattaattaatataaatagaaaaataaaaacatgcaggCACACTCTCTTCAATGATCCCTCGTCACAACTCGCAACAAATGGTCTGGTTTTCCCCCGTCTCTGCCAGGCCGGACCGCCTGGTGTCCTCGCCCTTTTGGACGAAGAGTGTTGGTTCCCGCGGGCGACGGACCGCTCGTTTGTGGAGAAGGTGTCCTCCGAACAAGGCAGCCATCCAAAATTCTTCAAACCAAAGCAGCCGCGTGGGGAAGCTGACTTCGCCATCATTCATTACGCTGGCAAGGTCTGCCGTCATTTCTTAACACCTTTCCTTGTCTGCCATCGTTCCCATTCAAAGTCATCAACTGAATTGTCCCCGTTATGCATCGCAGGTTGACTACAAGGCACACGATTGGTTAGTGAAGAACATGGACCCTCTCAATGACAACGTGGCGTCTCTTCTCCACCAGTCGTCTGATCATTTTGTCTCAGAGCTTTGGAAGGAGGGTGAGACTGATTCACTTCTTTAAAGTAAACCTGTAAAGTGTAGACTTGAGACCTGTCAGAATTCTTTTACATTTAACTTTTAAATGGACGTCTGACTATTTTTATGTGTTATAATTGTTTTAAACTTTTCAAGAATAGATAATTAAGCTTTTTCTGGTGTATAATGTACTAATCAAACTATAtgtatctctctttctctgtcatgCAACTACTCtatctgctgcctctctctttgttcatttctcctccctctggtTCTCTCCTGTGTCCTCTTGCCTCTTGCCctttttccttctgttttttctcttcccacTCCACTTATTTGGTGCTCGCTTGGGCTccatcccttttttccctccttcctgCATCAGATATTCAAACTCTTCCTCGCGTGTACTTCTTTGACTCGTATGCCACAATACAGGCTAATGGCTCTGACAGTaggtttctctcctcctctgtgtgtcaCGCCGACAATGCTCACTCCCACCTCCGCTTTCATTACTCCTTTGTTTTCTGTCTAAAGCACCGTTTCATTGTTGTGCGTCTTTTTAGTTTATATTTGTGCTGCAGTGTCATTTGCTTTTAGATGTTATCTAATTCTCATATCGCCATTGTGCTGTTTGCTCAGTTTTTTCTCGCTTTCTCTTTTACCAAATTTGAGCTTTTAGTGATAAGTGCTGTTCTTGTGTGAAGTAGTCCATCATGGTTGTGTAGAAATTTGAAAGCGTGAATATAGCAGCATGCTCATTATtagtcataaaaaaaacatattcaggATCACATAAGAGATGTGTTGCACAATACTGCCACAATCAACTGCCGCTGGACTAGTTTCATGGAAATCAGCCAGGAAGAAATGTGATCCGGAATGAGCTCTGGAGATGCAACACATTGGCTTTCAGTACTGACATTGAAATAACCACAAAATTGGTCTGGTTTATATTATTGATAGAGATGTTTGGATGATTGTGAAATTCGGGTACATGACAAATTCctcttggttttgttttaaatgatagACCGTTAAACCTGCAGGCATGCCTGCCGGGACGTGTTTAATACTTAACAAAAACAGGTTGAGTTAAAATTCTTGCTAGCTACCTGCACTGTAGTTTGTGTATCTTACTGGCCAATAGCCGGGTAACATAATAGAATaatatattatgttattattgGCTTTGAAACCATGTCATTGCATCTCTAATGAACTCCTCTATTGTCAACCACCTGATATCATCCGTCAAGAGACTTGATAACAGATGTGTAAGCAGTTGTGTAATCATGATCCAGATGGCATTAGTGTGGCCTTCACACGGACATCCTCGTGCCATACCTTTCAAACACTCTCTTCAATCCCCCAAAATTGAAATTGCTGCTAAAACTGAGGCCCTGCTCCATGTCTTTGGTCCAGTGGACAGGATTGTGGGTCTGGACCAGGTGTCGTCGGGGGAGAATAGTGGGCCACTCCCGTTTGGAGCGTCAGGACTGAAGACGAAGAAGGGAATGTTCAGGACCGTTGGTCAGCTTTACAAGGAGTCGCTCACAAAGCTGATGGCCACGCTGAGGAACACTAACCCCAACTTCCTGCGCTGCATCATCCCCAACCACGAGAAGAAGGTAAGATGGTGGGATTGCGTAGGCACGTGGAATCAAAACAGACAAGGTGGCTGGAGAAATGTCTGGATTAAACTTCTCGCCACTCTGTACCCCCTCTTCAGTCTGGTAAGCTGTCTCCCAATCTGGTTTTGGACCAACTGAGGTGTAATGGAGTTCTAGAGGGGATCCGTATTTGCAGACAAGGCTTCCCTAACCGCATCCCATTCCAGGAGTTCAGACAGAGGTGTGTGGTGTTtgattgtatttttgtattgagCACTTTCCTCCTGCTAGTCATCCTTTTTTACACAAGCTTAGCCTCGCGTGTCTCGTCAAATGCTGACAcgttgaaaatgtaattttttcatCCAGATACGAGATCCTGACTCCGAATGCGATTCCTCGCACCTTCATGGATGGCAAACAGGCGTCAGAACTCATGGTGAGACCATTTTCAGTTGTTCAAGTCATTCCGCATGTCAACTGAATGATTAAAATCTCCAACCCCCCTTTCTCCTCATTCAGATCAGAGCCTTGGAACTGGATCTCAACCTGTTCCGCGTGGGTCAGAGCAAAGTCTTTTTCCGAGCTGGAGTCCTGGCTCATctggaagaagaaagagacCTGAAGATCACCGACACCATCATACGCTTTCAGAGCGCCTCGAGAGGCTACCTCGCTCGAAAGTAAGAGCTTTTCAAACCTTGAACAAtaacagagagagagcagtATGATTGAGTTAATCTTTAAGGAGCGCTCACTCGCTGCTGTCTAGGAGCCAGTGTTGAATTTCACTCTTAAAGGAGcattaatattttaatcttTAGTCAACCCCTATCAGTGGCTCAGCAACAGCAATGACAGATATTTGGCCTGTGAAAGACATGActaatacattttcatttttacaatggTGGTTTTACAAACTAATTAAAggtatgtttatttaaatagtgctttacataaagcattaaaaacatccaagtGACACGTTTTAATGACATGAAACTTTAGCTTTTGATATCTTTTGAGTTTTAACTTGTCATTGATTTCAGGTAAAGAGCTGATACATCTAATCTATTTAGTTCTGTAGTTTCCTTTTCTCAAAGGACATTTCTTTGCCTTGAATTATTTCGGAGATTGCCTGCACCCACTTTGTTGTGGTATCTCTTTTACTTCTCAGATCCTtcctgaagaagcagcagcagatgagcGCTCTGAGGGTCATGCAGAGGAACTGCGCTGCTTACCTCAAACTCAGGAACTGGCAGTGGTGGCGGCTGTTCACCAAGGTACTGAACGCAAAGCCAAATAACAACAAAGACATCAAACATACATCAACACATCCACAATTAATCTCTAACACAGCTGAAATGTTTCCGTTCATTTTGCCTTTTAAAAAATTTGTCTCGTTTCGTACTAGTTAATTAACCCACCATTTTTAAATAGTCGTGCTGTACGGTGACAGTAAAAATCACACCCCAGCTCACAATATACAAAATGATAAACTCTAGAGCTCAAGTGTATTGGGTGTTGGAGCCTCAATGTCGAAACAATATGTTGTAAAAGCAATACAATGATAATAAAGAGCCATATACAggaaatataataaacaaaaggCATGCAGGCATAGGGCGTCCCTCACATTGACCCCTGATCCTCATTCTGTGCCAACCAGGTGAAGCCCCTGCTGCAAGTGACCCGCCAAGACGAGGAGATCCAGGTTAGAGAGACGGAGCTCCAGAAGGCCAAGGACAACCTTACCCGAGTGGAGCAGGACTACACGGAGCTCGATAAGAAACACGCTCAGGTAGTAAACCTCCATCTTGTTCTGCTGCCTGTCCACCGGACTGAAGGCCGTCGGCTATCAACCAGGGCCTCGCTCACCACACCTTTGTCCCCTTCTAGCTGATAGAGGAGAAGTCGGTGCTGGCTGACCAGCTGCAGGCGGAGGCCGAGCTGTTTGCGGAGGCAGAGGAGATGAGGGCCAGTTTGGCCAACCGGAAACAGGAGCTAGAGGAGGTGCTGGGTGAGATGGAGATTCGTttgctggaagaggaggagagaggcgtGCAGTTCGCCATTGAGAAGAAGAGGATGCAGCAGAATATACAGGTTAGGAGATTAAGGGGGGAACAAAGTTGAATCtcaatatgtaaaaaaaatactactGACTCCAGATCTTCTGTGAGGAAAATCAGTGTTATTGCATGAATATTGAAGTTGTTTAAACCTCCTTCCCTTTGCTTAAATTGTGTCCTTTTCTTGTCAGGACCTGGAGGAACagttagaggaggaggaaagttcccggcagcgcctcctgctggaaAAGGTTTCCTTGGAGACCAGAGTGAAAAGTCTCGAGTCCGACTCGATGAATGTAGGAGACCACAGAGACCGACTCAGCAAGGTCAGCGTCACGTTAATACTCATTTCACAGCATACATGTTTTTACATGTTCCATGATACAATGTGGATATCGATGTctgagcaggagaagaaacagTTGGAGGAACGTCTGAGCGAAGTGACAGATCAGCTcaccgaggaagaggagagaaccaaaagtctgaacaaactcaAGAACAAACAGGAGGCTGTGATCGCTGACCTTGAGGGTAACTGTCCTAATGTCCTTCCAGGGGCAACCTGCACATTTACTGTTCTCGGCTGCATGCTAGGATTGGATTGAAATCAATTATATTTAGAGGTTTAGCCGATTTtatgatatatttttttgaggaaaacttttttatatttaaaatacttattttcagttttatttattcattttgcacaATGTTGAGTTGTAGCAATTTCCAcaccttttattatttcaaataataCATATCTATAAGCCGCTGTTTACACAACTATGCGCAGAGCGCCTAAAGCGTGAGGAGCAGGGGCGCTTGGAGCaggagaagtggaggaggaagatggagaacgACTCGGTGGACGCCCAGGAGCAGCTGTCAGACATGGGCATGCTGTGTGCCGAGCTGAGGGGCAGTCTGGctcagaaagagaaggaaattaCCACCCTTCAGGGCCGGTGAGACACAAGACGCCGTATATTAGACGcagcaacacaaataaaggCTTGTGATAGATCTTTCACGCTTCACTTCTCCCTTAATTCCCCCTTTGTCTTCCTCTGTTTCTGGCAGGttggaggaagaaggagcaCGTCGCACAGAAGCTCAGAGAGCACTGAGGGAGGCCATGTCACAAGTATCTGAGCTAAAGGAGGAAGTGGACAACGAGCGACAGATGAGGGAAAGGGCAGAGAAACAGCGGCGAGACCTtggggaggagctggaggctctAAAAACTGAGCTGGAGGACACTCTGGACACCACAGCTGCGCAGCAGGAGCTAAGGTGAAGGAAACACGCATACATTATCATAAATATAGACTTTGATAGATGCAAGGATCGTACCTCCTTGACCTCCTGCCTCGTCCGTCCACGCAGGTCGCGTCGGGAAACGGAGTTAAATGATCTCCAGCGCTGTGTCGAAGAGGAGACTCGCCACCACGAGGCCCAGCTATCAGAACTCCGAGTCAAACACAGCGCTGCCATAGACAGCCTCCAGGAACAGCTGGACAATACCAAGAGAGtaagaggaacacacacataaaaagacaaacatgcaTGCGTGTGAACGTGTCACCCAATAGGCCGTCAATGTTCTCCTATAGGCACGTCAGTCCCTGGAGAAGGCCAAGGTGGTGCTGGAGGAAGAGAGGCAGATTTTGAGCGACGAGCTCAAGAGCCTCCAAGCAAGCCGCACGGAGAGTGAGCGAGGCCGCAAGAGAGCCGAGGCTCAGCTGCAGGAGTACAGCGCCAGACTGACCCAGGCTGACAGAGAGcgggaggacaaggaggagcGAGTGCACAAGCTACAGGTGAAAATGGATTCCAGCTAATATTACACCTCAAATGTGTAGTTTGGTCGGGATATTCATAATATTTAACCTTTATCCCAACTCTGGCCTTTTCAGTGCGAAATTGAGAATCTTTCTGGCAATTTGTCCTCCATTGACACCAAAACCCTTCGACTCACTAAAGAGGTCAGCAGCCTGGAGAGCCAGCTGCACGATGCAAAGGTAACAAAATGAAACACCACAGTTGATGCATATGGGGCGTTAAGCTACGGCCACGGCAGTTTTTAGCTATTGAGAGAGTAGCgatcttttttcaaaacatcttCAGAAGATGTCAAGACTTATCAAGGGGGTTTGTTTGAAAGTCTCGTCTTTTCTTCTCACTCAGGAACTGCTCCAGGATGAAACTCGTCAAAAGATGGCTCTGGGTTTGAGGGTGCgagcgctggaggaggagaagaatggaCTAATGGAAAgactggaggacgaggaggagaaagcAAAAGAGTTTACTCGCCAGATCCAGACTCATACCCAGCAGGTACAAGACCCTCGGGAGCTTTGTTTTTCCAGACCATGGTCCACGGCAGTGAAATATCAAagctaaaaagaagaaaaaaaacagttcatgcaaatacaaaaacatccaCTTTCTCATACGTCCAAGTGTCTCATCCCTTAACAGTTGACAATTTCACAAGATGTTAAACTGACATTGTTTGGTTCTTACCCCCTCTCTTCTTCAGTTGGCAGAGCTTCGTAAGCAGTCAGAGGAGGTCAACACTGCGGTGGAAACCGGGGAGGAGACGCGCAGGAAACTCCAGAGAGAGCTTGACAGCGTCCAGCAGAGAGAGcgacagaaggaggaggagaaggatcgtgtcgagaggcagagggagcgACTGAGGGAAGAGATAGAGGACATGACACTtgccctgcagagagagagacagaattgCACGGCTCTGGAGAAGAGGCAGAAGAAGTTTGACCAGGTCAGGCCCTCACTGGTTTACCGCCACGTACCAGCTGCAAAAATGTTTCCTTCACTAAAACTTTGTCTCCGTGACCCCGTCAGTGTCTGGCGGAGGAGAAGGCAGTGAGCGCCCGGCTGGCGGAGGAGAAGGACAGAGCGGAAGCAGACAGCCGAGAGAAGGAGACAAGATATCTGTCTCTTTCTCGAGCCCTGCAGGTAAACATCAGACGGTGAAATCATTCTCCTAACGCATCTGTGTTTGCGGGGACTGATGTTCTTGCGTTTGTGCGTAGGAGGCCCAGGATCAGAGGGAAGAGCTAGAGAGGAGCAACAAGCTGCTCCGTCTGGAGATGGAACAGCTCGTAAACCAGCAGGACGACGTCGGAAAGAGCGTAAGAATCCTCCTCTTGGGACTCCTCTGTCATTTCTCTGTCTCGGCCCTCAGTGAGTCACCGCTTCATTATCTGCCCCTGAATCAGGTGCACGAGTTGGAACGCACCCGCAGGTCATTAGAGACAGAAGCCCAGAACCTCCGGGCTCAAacgcaggagctggaggaggagctgacggaggcgGAGAACTCCAGGCTGAGGCTGGAGGTCAC
This genomic stretch from Gasterosteus aculeatus chromosome 20, fGasAcu3.hap1.1, whole genome shotgun sequence harbors:
- the myh14 gene encoding uncharacterized protein myh14 isoform X10 encodes the protein MSKPTGGGVNDVTHYLTSGAPLPGSPTSKPTFTAASQADWAAKRLVWVPSEKHGFESASIREERGDEVEVELTDSQRKLTLSREEVQRMNPPRFSKVEDMADLTCLNEASVLHNLRERYYSGLIYTYSGLFCVVVNPYKNLPIYTEAIVEMYRGKKRHEMPPHIYAISEAAYRSMLQDREDQAILCTGESGAGKTENTKKVIQYLAHVASSHKGGTLGRNKEATQMDGSKSLTRGSSLGNKGELERQLLQANPILEAFGNAKTVKNDNSSRFGKFIRINFDVAGYIVGANIETYLLEKSRATRQAKDERTFHIFYQLLCGTSAETKADLLLGTADEYRFLSGGSIPVPGQSDSENFTQTMDSMVIMGFTPEESLSMLKVMSAVLQLGNISFMKEKNHDQASMPDNTAAQKLCHLLGINVLEFTRAILTPRIKVGREYVQKAQTKEQADFAVEALAKATYERLFRWLVHRINRALDRRQRQGASFIGILDIAGFEIFQLNSFEQLCINYTNEKLQQLFNHTMFILEQEEYQREGIEWNFIDFGLDLQPCIDLIERPAGPPGVLALLDEECWFPRATDRSFVEKVSSEQGSHPKFFKPKQPRGEADFAIIHYAGKVDYKAHDWLVKNMDPLNDNVASLLHQSSDHFVSELWKEDIQTLPRVYFFDSYATIQANGSDMDRIVGLDQVSSGENSGPLPFGASGLKTKKGMFRTVGQLYKESLTKLMATLRNTNPNFLRCIIPNHEKKSGKLSPNLVLDQLRCNGVLEGIRICRQGFPNRIPFQEFRQRYEILTPNAIPRTFMDGKQASELMIRALELDLNLFRVGQSKVFFRAGVLAHLEEERDLKITDTIIRFQSASRGYLARKSFLKKQQQMSALRVMQRNCAAYLKLRNWQWWRLFTKVKPLLQVTRQDEEIQVRETELQKAKDNLTRVEQDYTELDKKHAQLIEEKSVLADQLQAEAELFAEAEEMRASLANRKQELEEVLGEMEIRLLEEEERGVQFAIEKKRMQQNIQDLEEQLEEEESSRQRLLLEKVSLETRVKSLESDSMNVGDHRDRLSKEKKQLEERLSEVTDQLTEEEERTKSLNKLKNKQEAVIADLEERLKREEQGRLEQEKWRRKMENDSVDAQEQLSDMGMLCAELRGSLAQKEKEITTLQGRLEEEGARRTEAQRALREAMSQVSELKEEVDNERQMRERAEKQRRDLGEELEALKTELEDTLDTTAAQQELRSRRETELNDLQRCVEEETRHHEAQLSELRVKHSAAIDSLQEQLDNTKRARQSLEKAKVVLEEERQILSDELKSLQASRTESERGRKRAEAQLQEYSARLTQADREREDKEERVHKLQCEIENLSGNLSSIDTKTLRLTKEVSSLESQLHDAKELLQDETRQKMALGLRVRALEEEKNGLMERLEDEEEKAKEFTRQIQTHTQQLAELRKQSEEVNTAVETGEETRRKLQRELDSVQQRERQKEEEKDRVERQRERLREEIEDMTLALQRERQNCTALEKRQKKFDQCLAEEKAVSARLAEEKDRAEADSREKETRYLSLSRALQEAQDQREELERSNKLLRLEMEQLVNQQDDVGKSVHELERTRRSLETEAQNLRAQTQELEEELTEAENSRLRLEVTLQALKAQFEREISTSEEKGEEKRRALCKQVKELEIQLEEERSQRSQAVSAKKQLEAELQEAEAQAETGSRGKEEAVKQLRRLQGQMKEALRELEESRLARDEVISQSKDNEKKIQTLEAEVLHFTEELAVSERQRRQAQQERDEMADEMVNSSSGKTAIFEEKRRLEARVTQLEEELEEEQSNSELLAERQRKTASQVETLAVQLQGERTLAQKAEAAREHLERQNKDLKTRLAELEGAVRGKHKLSVAALEAKIESMDELVEQERQERAIANKLMRKTEKKLKEVMMQAEDERRHADQYREQLDKSMVRLKQLKRQLEEVEEDNSRSNAQKRKLQREMEELTDSCQSMTREITTLRSQLSIPEWKADQRAPLPLAMRGRRALVDDFSLENSDSEEPPASPTPSSGLPGTPTPSSEHSLDPPPPYSVNHTE
- the myh14 gene encoding uncharacterized protein myh14 isoform X8 translates to MSKPTGGGVNDVTHYLTSGAPLPGSPTSKPTFTAASQADWAAKRLVWVPSEKHGFESASIREERGDEVEVELTDSQRKLTLSREEVQRMNPPRFSKVEDMADLTCLNEASVLHNLRERYYSGLIYTYSGLFCVVVNPYKNLPIYTEAIVEMYRGKKRHEMPPHIYAISEAAYRSMLQDREDQAILCTGESGAGKTENTKKVIQYLAHVASSHKGGTLGRNKEATQMDGSKSLTRGSSLGNKSMQYGELERQLLQANPILEAFGNAKTVKNDNSSRFGKFIRINFDVAGYIVGANIETYLLEKSRATRQAKDERTFHIFYQLLCGTSAETKADLLLGTADEYRFLSGGSIPVPGQSDSENFTQTMDSMVIMGFTPEESLSMLKVMSAVLQLGNISFMKEKNHDQASMPDNTAAQKLCHLLGINVLEFTRAILTPRIKVGREYVQKAQTKEQADFAVEALAKATYERLFRWLVHRINRALDRRQRQGASFIGILDIAGFEIFQLNSFEQLCINYTNEKLQQLFNHTMFILEQEEYQREGIEWNFIDFGLDLQPCIDLIERPAGPPGVLALLDEECWFPRATDRSFVEKVSSEQGSHPKFFKPKQPRGEADFAIIHYAGKVDYKAHDWLVKNMDPLNDNVASLLHQSSDHFVSELWKEDIQTLPRVYFFDSYATIQANGSDMDRIVGLDQVSSGENSGPLPFGASGLKTKKGMFRTVGQLYKESLTKLMATLRNTNPNFLRCIIPNHEKKSGKLSPNLVLDQLRCNGVLEGIRICRQGFPNRIPFQEFRQRYEILTPNAIPRTFMDGKQASELMIRALELDLNLFRVGQSKVFFRAGVLAHLEEERDLKITDTIIRFQSASRGYLARKSFLKKQQQMSALRVMQRNCAAYLKLRNWQWWRLFTKVKPLLQVTRQDEEIQVRETELQKAKDNLTRVEQDYTELDKKHAQLIEEKSVLADQLQAEAELFAEAEEMRASLANRKQELEEVLGEMEIRLLEEEERGVQFAIEKKRMQQNIQDLEEQLEEEESSRQRLLLEKVSLETRVKSLESDSMNVGDHRDRLSKEKKQLEERLSEVTDQLTEEEERTKSLNKLKNKQEAVIADLEERLKREEQGRLEQEKWRRKMENDSVDAQEQLSDMGMLCAELRGSLAQKEKEITTLQGRLEEEGARRTEAQRALREAMSQVSELKEEVDNERQMRERAEKQRRDLGEELEALKTELEDTLDTTAAQQELRSRRETELNDLQRCVEEETRHHEAQLSELRVKHSAAIDSLQEQLDNTKRARQSLEKAKVVLEEERQILSDELKSLQASRTESERGRKRAEAQLQEYSARLTQADREREDKEERVHKLQCEIENLSGNLSSIDTKTLRLTKEVSSLESQLHDAKELLQDETRQKMALGLRVRALEEEKNGLMERLEDEEEKAKEFTRQIQTHTQQLAELRKQSEEVNTAVETGEETRRKLQRELDSVQQRERQKEEEKDRVERQRERLREEIEDMTLALQRERQNCTALEKRQKKFDQCLAEEKAVSARLAEEKDRAEADSREKETRYLSLSRALQEAQDQREELERSNKLLRLEMEQLVNQQDDVGKSVHELERTRRSLETEAQNLRAQTQELEEELTEAENSRLRLEVTLQALKAQFEREISTSEEKGEEKRRALCKQVKELEIQLEEERSQRSQAVSAKKQLEAELQEAEAQAETGSRGKEEAVKQLRRLQGQMKEALRELEESRLARDEVISQSKDNEKKIQTLEAEVLHFTEELAVSERQRRQAQQERDEMADEMVNSSSGKTAIFEEKRRLEARVTQLEEELEEEQSNSELLAERQRKTASQVETLAVQLQGERTLAQKAEAAREHLERQNKDLKTRLAELEGAVRGKHKLSVAALEAKIESMDELVEQERQERAIANKLMRKTEKKLKEVMMQAEDERRHADQYREQLDKSMVRLKQLKRQLEEVEEDNSRSNAQKRKLQREMEELTDSCQSMTREITTLRSQLSIPEWKADQRAPLPLAMRGRRALVDDFSLENSDSEEPPASPTPSSGLPGTPTPSSEHSLDPPPPYSVNHTE